Sequence from the Salinicoccus sp. Bachu38 genome:
TATGGCGCCGATGTCATCCTGCTCATCGTGGCAGCCCTCGACGATGCTGCGCTCAAGCGCCTGTACGATTACGCCGGGACCTATGGCCTGGAATCGATCGTCGAAGTCCACACAGAAGCAGAGATGGAGCGGGCGCTCGCGATAGGCCCCGAGCTCATCGGCGTCAATAACCGGGACCTCAAGACATTCGAAGTGGATGTCGCAAATACCGAACGGCTGCTCGCAAAATATGGAGATGCCTCCACGCACTTCATTGCAGAGAGCGGCATAAAAACTGAAGCGGATGCCGAACGCATGCGGGATGCAGGTGCAAGTGCACTGCTTGTGGGCGAGACACTGATGCGTGCTGCGCAGCCGGACGCGACCATCCGGTCACTCAAGGTGCCGCGCAGATGAAGATTAAAATCTGCGGCATCCAGTCGGTGGAAGCGGCCCGGTGGGCAGTGGAAGCAGGTGTGGACATGATCGGTCTGATGTTCGCCGACAGCCGCCGGAAGATTGATGTCCAGCAGGCGCGTGAAATCGTCCGTGCCGTCGGGGGTGACATAGAAAGTACCGGTGTCTTTGTCAATGCACCAATCGATGAAGTGAAGAGGATATATGAGACGGTCGGCCTGGATTACGTCCAGCTGCACGGGGACGAACCACGGACATACGTTGAAGCGCTGGATATTCCCACAATTAAAGCCTTCTCCATCCGTCAGACGGATATCCGGGAGATGTTCCGCTACAGTGCAGACTATATACTGGTCGACAGTCCGCCGGGCAAGTACCGGGGCGGTACCGGCCACACCTTCGACTGGTCGGCGCTTGATCATCCGGACGTGGACCAAAGCCGCCTCATTCTGGCGGGCGGCATCAACAGCGGCAATATACGGCAGGCATATGAAGCCGTATCACCGGCATATGTCGACATCTCAAGCGGCGTGGAGACAGATGGTGTGAAAGACAGGAAGAAAATATTCGAATTGACCGAACAGATGAAAGGTGTGCATATAAATGAAACAGATCTACACTCAGCCGAATGAAAACGGCCACTATGGAGAATACGGCGGCAGATATGTCCCGGAAACACTGATGGGTGCCATCAAGGAACTGGAGGTGGAATATAAATCTGCCCAGTACGATGAAGCATTCCAGCAGGAGCTCAACCACTACCTGAAGGACTATGTCGGCAGGGAATCCCCGCTCTATCATGCAGCGCATCTGTCGAAGAAGGCGGGCGGCGCCAAAATCTACCTCAAGCGCGAAGACCTGAACCATACGGGGGCACATAAAATCAACAATACGATCGGCCAGGCGCTGCTCACGAAACGGATGGGCAAGAAGAAGGTCGTTGCCGAAACGGGCGCCGGCCAGCACGGGGTGGCGACAGCGACGGTATGTGCTCTGCTGGATCTGGAATGCGTGGTCTTCATGGGCAAGGAGGATGTGAAGCGCCAGGAGCTGAACGTCTTCCGGATGGAGCTGCTCGGCGCCAAAGTCGTCAGCGTCGACCAGGGCAGGGGCACGCTCAAGGACGCCGTCAACGAAGCGCTGCGCTACTGGGTCGCGAATGTCGAGGATACGCACTACATCCTCGGTTCGGCGATGGGACCGCATCCGTTCCCGCAGATCGTCAGGGACCTGCAGTCGGTCATCGGCAAGGAGACGAAGCAGCAGATGCTCGACAAGGAAGGCAGGCTGCCTGATGCGGTCGTAGCGTGCATCGGCGGGGGGAGCAATGCCATCGGCATGTTCCACCCATTCATCGATGACAGTGATGTCCGTCTTGTCGGCGTCGAGGCATCCGGCCATGGCATACCATCCGGAGAGCATGCGGCTTCCTTGAACGAGGGGCATGTCGGCATCCTTCACGGCGCCAAGATGCACCTGCTGCAGGATGAGGCGGGCCAGGTGCAGGAGGCCTACTCCATTTCAGCCGGCCTGGACTACCCGGGCATCGGACCGGAGCACAGTCACCTGAAGGATATCGAACGGGCGGAATATGAACATGTGACGGACGAGGAGGCGCTCGAAGCCTTCAAACTCCTGTCGCATACCGAAGGCATCATCCCGGCACTGGAGAGTGCCCATGCGGTATCGCACGCAATGAAGATGGCGGCAGGGATGTCACCGGATGAAATACTGGTCATCTGCCTGTCGGGACGCGGAGACAAGGACGTGGCACAGATCAAGGCACGAGAGGAAGGAAGGGAACTATGAGCAGAATGGAATTGGAAAAGGCATTCGGCACACTAAAGGCACAGGACGAGAAGGCGTTCATCGCATACATCATGGCGGGCGACGGCGGTCTCCAGAATCTGAAGGGCCAGATACAGTCGCTTGAAGCAGCCGGAGTATCGATCGTGGAGCTCGGCATCCCATTTTCAGACCCCGTTGCAGATGGCCCGGCCATACAGGCGGCCGGCCAGCGCGCACTGGCACAGGGCGTCACGCTCGAGAAGGTACTGGCAGAACTTGCACGGATCCGTCAGGAGGTCTCCATCCCGGTCGTAATCATGACCTATGCCAATCCGGTGCTGCGCCTTGGTGCCGACCGTTTCGCGACACTGGCACATGAGGCGGGCGTTTCAGGCGTCATCATCCCGGATGTGCCCCTCGAGGAAGAGAAGGAATTTGGAGCGCCCCTTGCGAAGTATGACATCGCGATGATCCGCTTCATCACACTGACCAGCTCGGAAGCGCGCATCAAGGAAGTCATCGAAGGCGCTGAAGGCTTCATCTATGCAGTGACGGTCAATGGTACGACCGGCGTGAGGGACGGATTCGAAGACTCCCTCTACGACCACCTCGAGAAGATCAGCCGTGCAAGTGATGTGCCGGTGTGTGCAGGTTTCGGCATCAATGATGCCCAGCAGGCCGAGAAGATCGGTGCACACTGCGATGGTGTCATCGTCGGCAGCCGCATCGTCAACCTGCTGAACGCGGGACGGGCGGAAGAAATAAAGTCGCTCATCCCGGGAAATAGGGATGTTGCGGCAAATGCGTCAAAATAATTGAAATGGGTTCCTGTTTTTATCTACAATGTGAATGAGGGATAAACTTTTTGGAGGATACCTATGACACATATTAAATTCGATTATTCAAATGCAACATCATTCATGAGTGAAGAGGAGCTGTCAGGACTCGCACCTTTCGTTTCAAGCGCACATGATATGATCCACAAAGGCACAGGCGCCGGCAGTGATTTCCTCGGCTGGGTGGACCTTCCCGAAAACTACGACAGGGAAGAATTCTCCCGCATCCGCCAGTCTGCAGAAAAGATCCGCTCGGACTCCGATGTGCTGGTTGTCATCGGTATCGGCGGTTCCTACCTCGGGGCGAAGGCGGCAGTTGAAATGCTGACGCCGACATTCGGCCAGGATGGGCCCGAAATCATATTCGCGGGACATCATCTCTCGAGCCATTATATGAATGAACTCAAGGCCTATCTGAAGGACAAGGACTTTTCGATCAATGTCATCAGCAAGTCCGGCACGACGACCGAACCTGCCATTGCGTTCCGCGTCTTCAAAAAATTGCTCGAGGAGAGATACGACAGTCCGGCAGAACGCATCTATGTGACGACTGACAAGGAGAAGGGCGCGCTCAATACGCTCGGACGTGAAAAGGGATATGAAATGTTCGTCGTACCGGATGATGTCGGCGGC
This genomic interval carries:
- the trpC gene encoding indole-3-glycerol phosphate synthase TrpC produces the protein MAAILEEIISHKRIEIKSLDTQQIIRNRKPVSFRERLEASDTMAVIGEVKRASPSRGDININIKPEGQAAKYVSGGVDAISVLTDKNYFKGSMRDLEAVKCAVGVPVLNKDFIIDERQIDRAYLYGADVILLIVAALDDAALKRLYDYAGTYGLESIVEVHTEAEMERALAIGPELIGVNNRDLKTFEVDVANTERLLAKYGDASTHFIAESGIKTEADAERMRDAGASALLVGETLMRAAQPDATIRSLKVPRR
- a CDS encoding phosphoribosylanthranilate isomerase produces the protein MKIKICGIQSVEAARWAVEAGVDMIGLMFADSRRKIDVQQAREIVRAVGGDIESTGVFVNAPIDEVKRIYETVGLDYVQLHGDEPRTYVEALDIPTIKAFSIRQTDIREMFRYSADYILVDSPPGKYRGGTGHTFDWSALDHPDVDQSRLILAGGINSGNIRQAYEAVSPAYVDISSGVETDGVKDRKKIFELTEQMKGVHINETDLHSAE
- the trpB gene encoding tryptophan synthase subunit beta, producing the protein MKQIYTQPNENGHYGEYGGRYVPETLMGAIKELEVEYKSAQYDEAFQQELNHYLKDYVGRESPLYHAAHLSKKAGGAKIYLKREDLNHTGAHKINNTIGQALLTKRMGKKKVVAETGAGQHGVATATVCALLDLECVVFMGKEDVKRQELNVFRMELLGAKVVSVDQGRGTLKDAVNEALRYWVANVEDTHYILGSAMGPHPFPQIVRDLQSVIGKETKQQMLDKEGRLPDAVVACIGGGSNAIGMFHPFIDDSDVRLVGVEASGHGIPSGEHAASLNEGHVGILHGAKMHLLQDEAGQVQEAYSISAGLDYPGIGPEHSHLKDIERAEYEHVTDEEALEAFKLLSHTEGIIPALESAHAVSHAMKMAAGMSPDEILVICLSGRGDKDVAQIKAREEGREL
- the trpA gene encoding tryptophan synthase subunit alpha — translated: MSRMELEKAFGTLKAQDEKAFIAYIMAGDGGLQNLKGQIQSLEAAGVSIVELGIPFSDPVADGPAIQAAGQRALAQGVTLEKVLAELARIRQEVSIPVVIMTYANPVLRLGADRFATLAHEAGVSGVIIPDVPLEEEKEFGAPLAKYDIAMIRFITLTSSEARIKEVIEGAEGFIYAVTVNGTTGVRDGFEDSLYDHLEKISRASDVPVCAGFGINDAQQAEKIGAHCDGVIVGSRIVNLLNAGRAEEIKSLIPGNRDVAANASK